The following nucleotide sequence is from Drosophila kikkawai strain 14028-0561.14 chromosome 2L, DkikHiC1v2, whole genome shotgun sequence.
TTATAGAATTAATACGACCggtgttaattaaaaaaaaaggcaaatgcaataataattttaatcatACGTTTGGCGTGGCTTTAAAAGTGACCGTCAAGCTGAAAAGAGTCGAACACATCGAAAATCTTGGCCGAAATGTACGCTCCTCCACTCATCCAAATCCTTCTTTTTAGTCTGCTGTATTCGGGATCCGCCATGTCTGGTTTGGTGAAAAGCGAAACGGAGGACTTTATCGACTGGTGGCAACACACCGTCTTTTACCAGATCTACCCAAGGTCCTTCAAGGACAGCAACGGCGATGGCATTGGGGATTTGCAGGGCATTACCTCAAAGCTGCCTTATCTGGCGGAAACGGGCATAACGGCCGCCTGGCTGAGCCCCATCTTCCAGTCGCCCATGGTGGATTTTGGCTATGACATATCGGACTACAAGCAGATCCAGCCGGAGTATGGCACAATGCAGGACTTTGAGGAGTTGATAGACACAGCGTACGGCTTAGGGATCAAAATCGTTTTGGACTTTGTGCCGAATCACAGCTCGGACCAGCACGAATGGTTCAAGAAGTCGGCAGCCAAGGAGCCGGGCTTCGAGGACTTTTATGTGTGGCAGGATGGCATCCTCCAGGAGAATGGCACCCGATTGCCGCCGAACAACTGGCAGTCCGTCTTCTACGGCTCTGCCTGGGAATGGCACGAGGCCCGACAGCAGTTCTATTTGCATCAGTTTACCAAGGAGCAGCCGGATTTGAATTTCCGCAATCCCAAGGTGGTCCAGGCTATGGACGACGTGATCCTCTTTTGGCTAAACAAAGGCGTAGCTGGCTTCCGCATCGATGCCGTCAATCATTTGTTCGAGGATGAGTCTCTAAGGGATGAGCCATTGAGTGGAAAGACCCAGGACCCGCTGTCCTACGACTACAGTAAACACATCTACACCAAGGATCTGCCCGAGGTCCTGGAAATGATTCAGCACTGGCGGCGACTGCTGGACGACTTCAGTTCCAAGCACCCGGAACGACCCACACGCATCATGATGACGGAGGCGTATGCGGGAATCTCCAAGCTGGCAGACTACTACGAGGACCACGATGGGGTAAGGGGCTCGCATCTGCCCTTCAACTTCCACTTCATTACGGACGTGAAAGGCGACGCGGATGCGCGTGACTTTGTCTACAACGTGGAGAAGTGGCTGATCTACATGCCGCGCGGGCATGCGGCCAACTGGGTCATGGGCAACCACGACAACCCCCGGGTGGCCTCCAGATTCGGTGCGTCCAGCGTGGATGCCATGAACATGCTGCTGCTCACCCTGCCCGGCGTGGCAGTCACATATAACGTGAGTTTCTGCACTTCTGTTACCGTCATGTGGTCTTTGGTCCATCGCTCTTGTGGTTCGTTTCAGGGCGAGGAGCTGGGCATGGAGGACTATCGCGACATCAGCTGGCAGGATACGGTGGACCCGCCGGCCAGAAATGTGGGAAAGAAGCTCTACAAGGAGGTCTCCCGGGATCCAGAGCGAACGCCATTCCAGTGGAGTAACGAGGTGAATGCGGGTGAGTTTCTAGGAACAATTTATGGTGCacttaaaaatgcaaaaaggaATGTTAATAATTCCCCTTCCTAAAGGCTTTTCGACTGCCCCCAAGACCTGGCTGCCCGTTCATCCGAACTACCCAGAACTAAACTTGGAGGCCCAGAAGGCGGCCAACAAAAGCCACTACAGTGTCTACAAGGACCTTATAGAGCTAAGACATTCGGCCATAATGCGACTGGGACGCTTCAACATCGAACCCATTTCACGTTCGGTTTTTGCCTTCAAGCGGTAGGTGACCAAACTAAAGTAGGGGAAACCAATCAACTTCTGGGAAATAACTTTGCAGCTCCTATCCCAACTTTGAAACGATAATTACCATTATCAATGTAAGTGACAGGGAACAGTTGGTGGATCTCTCAGAGTTCGTTAATCGTCCCAAGAAACTGGTTGTCGAAGTTTCCGGAGTGGATTCTAAATATGAAGAGGGGTAAGTTTCAAGGAATAGATTAAATTCCACTTTT
It contains:
- the Mal-B2 gene encoding maltase 2 isoform X1; translation: MYAPPLIQILLFSLLYSGSAMSGLVKSETEDFIDWWQHTVFYQIYPRSFKDSNGDGIGDLQGITSKLPYLAETGITAAWLSPIFQSPMVDFGYDISDYKQIQPEYGTMQDFEELIDTAYGLGIKIVLDFVPNHSSDQHEWFKKSAAKEPGFEDFYVWQDGILQENGTRLPPNNWQSVFYGSAWEWHEARQQFYLHQFTKEQPDLNFRNPKVVQAMDDVILFWLNKGVAGFRIDAVNHLFEDESLRDEPLSGKTQDPLSYDYSKHIYTKDLPEVLEMIQHWRRLLDDFSSKHPERPTRIMMTEAYAGISKLADYYEDHDGVRGSHLPFNFHFITDVKGDADARDFVYNVEKWLIYMPRGHAANWVMGNHDNPRVASRFGASSVDAMNMLLLTLPGVAVTYNGEELGMEDYRDISWQDTVDPPARNVGKKLYKEVSRDPERTPFQWSNEVNAGFSTAPKTWLPVHPNYPELNLEAQKAANKSHYSVYKDLIELRHSAIMRLGRFNIEPISRSVFAFKRSYPNFETIITIINVSDREQLVDLSEFVNRPKKLVVEVSGVDSKYEEGDRIPVDEASKLNLPPGGGIVLSERSSAVMSQQRRNLVKQLIQSANVVLVGLLVYNLWRHKWTKVNFNQHQF
- the Mal-B2 gene encoding maltase 2 isoform X3, with protein sequence MYAPPLIQILLFSLLYSGSAMSGLVKSETEDFIDWWQHTVFYQIYPRSFKDSNGDGIGDLQGITSKLPYLAETGITAAWLSPIFQSPMVDFGYDISDYKQIQPEYGTMQDFEELIDTAYGLGIKIVLDFVPNHSSDQHEWFKKSAAKEPGFEDFYVWQDGILQENGTRLPPNNWQSVFYGSAWEWHEARQQFYLHQFTKEQPDLNFRNPKVVQAMDDVILFWLNKGVAGFRIDAVNHLFEDESLRDEPLSGKTQDPLSYDYSKHIYTKDLPEVLEMIQHWRRLLDDFSSKHPERPTRIMMTEAYAGISKLADYYEDHDGVRGSHLPFNFHFITDVKGDADARDFVYNVEKWLIYMPRGHAANWVMGNHDNPRVASRFGASSVDAMNMLLLTLPGVAVTYNGEELGMEDYRDISWQDTVDPPARNVGKKLYKEVSRDPERTPFQWSNEVNAGFSTAPKTWLPVHPNYPELNLEAQKAANKSHYSVYKDLIELRHSAIMRLGRFNIEPISRSVFAFKRSYPNFETIITIINVSDREQLVDLSEFVNRPKKLVVEVSGVDSKYEEGQSLAASAFSLAAREGLVCRLV
- the Mal-B2 gene encoding maltase 2 isoform X2 codes for the protein MSGLVKSETEDFIDWWQHTVFYQIYPRSFKDSNGDGIGDLQGITSKLPYLAETGITAAWLSPIFQSPMVDFGYDISDYKQIQPEYGTMQDFEELIDTAYGLGIKIVLDFVPNHSSDQHEWFKKSAAKEPGFEDFYVWQDGILQENGTRLPPNNWQSVFYGSAWEWHEARQQFYLHQFTKEQPDLNFRNPKVVQAMDDVILFWLNKGVAGFRIDAVNHLFEDESLRDEPLSGKTQDPLSYDYSKHIYTKDLPEVLEMIQHWRRLLDDFSSKHPERPTRIMMTEAYAGISKLADYYEDHDGVRGSHLPFNFHFITDVKGDADARDFVYNVEKWLIYMPRGHAANWVMGNHDNPRVASRFGASSVDAMNMLLLTLPGVAVTYNGEELGMEDYRDISWQDTVDPPARNVGKKLYKEVSRDPERTPFQWSNEVNAGFSTAPKTWLPVHPNYPELNLEAQKAANKSHYSVYKDLIELRHSAIMRLGRFNIEPISRSVFAFKRSYPNFETIITIINVSDREQLVDLSEFVNRPKKLVVEVSGVDSKYEEGDRIPVDEASKLNLPPGGGIVLSERSSAVMSQQRRNLVKQLIQSANVVLVGLLVYNLWRHKWTKVNFNQHQF